ATTGAGGTTTTATCCTGACGTAATTTTCCCCTGACATTACTCACTAAATGTATGACATGACTATATCTTTCTATGGTTAACAATTCATCAACTTCTACCGTTCCCCATTGACAAACTCTTCCTAAATCATTACGTTCTAAATCAACTAACATAATATGTTCTGCCCTTTCTTTGATATCAGAAGAAAGTTCCTGTAACATCGCCGTTTCTTGTTGAAAATTACGACCACGGGGACGAGTTCCCGCAATCGGACGAGTTTGAGCAATATTATTAGATAAACTCACTAATCTTTCTGGAGAACAACTAATAATATCTCCCCAAGGCGATCGCCAATAACTAGCAAAGGGAGAAGGATTAATTGTCTGTAACGTTCGGTACAATGTCCAACTATCTAACTGAGTCGTGGTCTGAAATCTTAGGGATAAATTAGCTTGAAAAATATCCCCCGCTTCAATATATTTTTTTGCCTGACGGACAGCATTTTCATACTCTTTTTTGCTGGTATAAAAAGACAGGTTATGAGGTGAAGGGATGAGAGGTTGAGGAGGTAAGGAGGTTTTTGTTTCTAGTTTATCTTGTAAAATATCTAAGTCCTTTGGATTAGTTGTTGCTAACCACAAAGTTTGTTCTAGATGATCTAAAATAGCAAAAGATTTAGGTTCATACCAATAAGCAACAGGAAAAGAAAGAGGATCGTGATTATATTGCGGTAATGTTTCAATTTCCCAAGCTAAATCATACCCTAACCATCCTAACCATCCCCCCATAAAAGGTAAGTGATCTGGCTGTTTATTTATGAGATTATTCTGTTGTAATAATTGATTTAAAAAAGGCAAAATCTCCCCAACTTTAGGAGTCCATAAACGAGGTTTTCCTTGAATAATTCGCGGTTCTCCTGCACAAATAGAATAACGGGAAAGAAAAGGATAATCCGTTGGCGTTGGATAAGGACTTTCTAAAAGGGTAGCAATATTTGAAGTAGAAGCAAATAACTTTTCAAAAACTGCTGAACCTGTTAACTGTTTAAGAGGAAGCGATCGCCAATACCAGAGTAATAAATTAGTCACCATCTAAATTGATTAATTATAAACTTTTGAATGGGTAAAGTTTAGATGAAACAGGTTTTTGATCGGGTTGTTGTTGAGGGGAAGGTTTATTGGTGCGCCAGATTACAATATAACCAGTCACTAAAGCGATCGCAACCAACAAACCCCAAATCCAAAGAGGTGTTTTCTGTTTTTCGGGAGGATGGGTAACAGATTTGGGTAAATGATGACGATGGAAAATCTCATCGGTTAGCCAATTTGTCGTTGCTTTAAAGTTATGAATAGGAGTAGGTAGTAACTCCAAATAAGTCCCGTTGCGGATCAGATCCCCTGTTTTTCCTGTTACCTGTATTTTATCAAATAAATCAGCCACCCCGTTATTAATTCCCAACTTCATCAAGGTTCCCCGTAGGGTTGGGTTGATGGGTTGGATATTTTTCCCTTGAGATAAAGCTATCAAATTATCAGCAATCTCCCCCCCCTGTTGATAAGCGATTTGAGCAACAGGGGGAAAGGGATGGTCTTTAACAACCGCACAATCTCCTGCTGCAAAGACTTTAGGAAAATCGGGAAGCTGCAAAGTAGGTGTTACTAAAGGCAAACCATGTTTATCTTTGTTTTCTGCTAAAAACTGTCCTAAAGATTCAATTAAAGGATTGGTTGCTGTTCCCGCTGTCCAAATTGTTGTGTGAGTCGATAATGTCTCGATCGCTTCTTGATCTTTTTGTTGATATTTTAAACCGTTGCCCTCGACTTCTATCACTTTAACCCCTAAGCATAATTCGACGGTAACGGTACGACTTTTTAACGCTTCTAGGGCAGTTTCTTGGAGGTGGGCATTAATATCCCCTGACAAAATTTCTGTGCCATGATTAATTAAAACAATACGAATATCTCGAATATTGCCCCCTAACTTGTCATACCAACTCGGTAATAAATCGGCTAAAGTGGCCGCCATTTCTACCCCTGAAGGGCCGGCCCCAACTACGGCAATCGTCAATAAACTATGATAGTCCTGAGAATTTTCGGTTTGACAAGCTTGTTGTAAACATTCCCTAAGATGACCTTCCAAACTGATGGCATCTTCTTGAGTCCGAAAAGCGAAGGCATTTTCTTTAGCTCCTTTCGTTCCAAAATAGCCCTGAATACTACCGACTCCTAATACTAAATAGCGGTAATCGTAGTGTAAACCTGAAGCCAATTGTATCCGACTTTGTGGTAAATCGATAGTAGTTACTTGGTCTTGTATAAAAGTTAGACTAGTACCTTCTAATAGTTCTTCGTAGCGGGGGAAAACTTGTTCATCCTGCATCTCCCCTGTGAGATATTCAAACAGTAAGGGTTTAAAGACAAAACGTTCTTGGGAATCAATCAATATTATTGGTTCGGAATAATGACGATGACTCAAGTGTAATGCGGTAAAAAGTCCGACGAAACCTCCGCCAACAATGATTGTGGGAGCAGTTGAGTTATTCATTCTGTTAGTCCTGTTAAAAAGCTTATGTTTTCTTTAATGAGAATATTCTTAATTTTTTCAGCAAGTTTTAATTGGGATATTGGCAATTTAAACAATATTAATGTCAATTTTATGACAAATTGTTGTCAATGGTATGAAAATTTGTGTAATTGCTACAATAAAATTTGTTGTGAAGTCTCTAAGCAATGTTTAATCTGCTTTTAAACAGCCGTAATTTACCCTATCCCGATCCACTTCATCCCATTATCGTCCACTTTGTCATTGCGATGATTTTTTTCTCGTTCTTTTGCGATGTGGTGGGATACGTTACTGGTAATATTAAGATGTTC
This genomic window from Crocosphaera sp. UHCC 0190 contains:
- a CDS encoding anthranilate synthase component I, encoding MVTNLLLWYWRSLPLKQLTGSAVFEKLFASTSNIATLLESPYPTPTDYPFLSRYSICAGEPRIIQGKPRLWTPKVGEILPFLNQLLQQNNLINKQPDHLPFMGGWLGWLGYDLAWEIETLPQYNHDPLSFPVAYWYEPKSFAILDHLEQTLWLATTNPKDLDILQDKLETKTSLPPQPLIPSPHNLSFYTSKKEYENAVRQAKKYIEAGDIFQANLSLRFQTTTQLDSWTLYRTLQTINPSPFASYWRSPWGDIISCSPERLVSLSNNIAQTRPIAGTRPRGRNFQQETAMLQELSSDIKERAEHIMLVDLERNDLGRVCQWGTVEVDELLTIERYSHVIHLVSNVRGKLRQDKTSIDLIKALFPGGTITGCPKVRCLEIIEELEPVRRSLFYGSCGYLDQRGNLDLNILIRTLLYTPLSANLSSVWGQVGAGIVADSDPEKEWFESLQKAKAQLTALNCSLE
- a CDS encoding NAD(P)/FAD-dependent oxidoreductase, yielding MNNSTAPTIIVGGGFVGLFTALHLSHRHYSEPIILIDSQERFVFKPLLFEYLTGEMQDEQVFPRYEELLEGTSLTFIQDQVTTIDLPQSRIQLASGLHYDYRYLVLGVGSIQGYFGTKGAKENAFAFRTQEDAISLEGHLRECLQQACQTENSQDYHSLLTIAVVGAGPSGVEMAATLADLLPSWYDKLGGNIRDIRIVLINHGTEILSGDINAHLQETALEALKSRTVTVELCLGVKVIEVEGNGLKYQQKDQEAIETLSTHTTIWTAGTATNPLIESLGQFLAENKDKHGLPLVTPTLQLPDFPKVFAAGDCAVVKDHPFPPVAQIAYQQGGEIADNLIALSQGKNIQPINPTLRGTLMKLGINNGVADLFDKIQVTGKTGDLIRNGTYLELLPTPIHNFKATTNWLTDEIFHRHHLPKSVTHPPEKQKTPLWIWGLLVAIALVTGYIVIWRTNKPSPQQQPDQKPVSSKLYPFKSL